Proteins from one Microbacterium sufflavum genomic window:
- a CDS encoding ABC transporter permease has product MSGATPGAGDATKGLPPEQLATSTGTVPRDPSDVPPPPRANVVLKEILRGSAVTTILAIVLALIVGGILIAFTNEDVQEASGYFFARPTDTLAAAWNAVYNGYEALFRGAIFNARGADFAAQIRPLTNTLGFAAPLIAAGLGVALAFRVGLFNIGARGQMLIGVAVAALLTFSLDLPLWLHLPVTLLAGIAGGALWGAIAGLIKARTGAHEVILTIMLNYIAYYLLLWMIRTPGLLQKPGTNQALGSPTPESAQFPTLLGPQFPLLDVGFVIVIIATLFVWWLLERSSLGLRMRAVGENPHAARAAGISVQRIYVYAMLFAGGLAGLAGMNQLQGAVTTGVTETIDAGIGFDAITVALLGRSRAWGTFAAGILFGALKAGSFSMQAQDIPVDIVLVVQSLVVLFIAAPPLLRTVFFLPKSDAEKAAKARAKAAKKAVTA; this is encoded by the coding sequence GTGAGCGGAGCGACACCAGGCGCAGGGGACGCGACCAAGGGGCTCCCACCCGAACAGCTCGCCACGAGCACCGGCACTGTGCCGCGCGACCCCTCCGACGTCCCGCCGCCTCCCCGCGCGAACGTCGTCCTGAAGGAGATCCTGCGGGGGAGCGCCGTCACCACGATCCTGGCGATCGTGCTCGCGCTCATCGTGGGCGGCATCCTCATCGCCTTCACGAACGAAGACGTGCAGGAGGCGTCCGGGTACTTCTTCGCCCGTCCGACCGACACGTTGGCGGCGGCCTGGAACGCCGTCTACAACGGCTACGAGGCGCTCTTCCGCGGCGCGATCTTCAACGCCCGCGGAGCCGACTTCGCCGCGCAGATCCGTCCGCTGACGAACACGCTCGGTTTCGCCGCGCCGCTCATCGCGGCCGGTCTCGGCGTGGCGCTCGCGTTCCGCGTCGGTCTGTTCAACATCGGTGCGCGCGGCCAGATGCTCATCGGTGTCGCGGTCGCGGCGCTGCTGACCTTCTCCCTCGACCTGCCGCTGTGGCTGCACCTGCCCGTCACGCTCCTCGCCGGCATCGCGGGCGGGGCGCTGTGGGGTGCGATCGCCGGTCTCATCAAGGCCCGCACGGGTGCGCACGAGGTGATCCTCACGATCATGCTCAACTACATCGCGTACTACCTGCTGCTGTGGATGATCCGGACGCCCGGCCTGCTGCAGAAGCCGGGCACGAACCAGGCGCTCGGCTCGCCGACACCCGAGTCGGCGCAGTTCCCGACGCTGCTCGGCCCGCAGTTCCCGCTGCTGGACGTGGGCTTCGTGATCGTGATCATCGCGACGCTGTTCGTCTGGTGGCTCCTCGAGCGCTCCTCCCTCGGCCTGCGCATGCGCGCCGTGGGCGAGAACCCGCACGCCGCCCGCGCCGCCGGCATCAGCGTGCAGCGCATCTACGTCTACGCGATGCTCTTCGCGGGAGGCCTCGCCGGACTCGCGGGCATGAACCAGCTGCAGGGCGCCGTGACCACCGGCGTCACCGAGACCATCGACGCGGGCATCGGCTTCGACGCGATCACCGTCGCCCTCCTCGGCCGCAGCCGCGCGTGGGGCACGTTCGCCGCCGGCATCCTGTTCGGCGCGCTCAAGGCCGGATCGTTCTCGATGCAGGCGCAGGACATCCCGGTCGACATCGTGCTGGTCGTGCAGTCGCTCGTGGTGCTGTTCATCGCCGCGCCGCCGCTGCTGCGCACCGTGTTCTTCCTGCCCAAGTCCGACGCGGAGAAGGCCGCCAAGGCGAGAGCCAAGGCCGCGAAGAAGGCGGTGACGGCATGA